The Streptomyces uncialis genomic interval CCACGCGGCCCCTCGGAGGAGCCGGGCTCAGGGCGGGGTGTCCGCCGGGCGGGTCCCGCGCAGCTGGTCCAGACGGCGGATCACCGGGGTCGCGCTCACCCCGTGGAGCAGGACGGACAGCGCGACCGTGAGAGCGGTCAGCGCCCACAGCTCGTCGGCGAGGCCCGCGAAGTCGTCGTGGCCGAGGGCGTAGGAGAGATAGAAGAGGGAGCCGATGCCCCGCAGGCCGAAGACCGCGGTGACGGCCTTCTCCCGGGGGCCCGCCGGGAGGCCGAGCTGTGCGATCCAGCCCGTGACGGGGCGGATGACCAGGATGAGTCCGAGTGCGACGAGGACGGTCCACCAGGTCAGTTCGGACAGCCCACCGGTGACGAGGTAGCCGCCGAGGAGGACGAGGAGCGCCGCGGTGAGCAGACGTTCGATCTGCTCGGTGAACTCGTGCAGCACCTTGTGATAGCCGTGGTCGCGTTCGGCGGCCCGGATCGTGCAGGCGGTGACGAAGACGGCGAGGAAGCCGTAGCCGTGGGCGAGTTCGGCGATCCCGTAGGACAGGAAGGTCGCCGCGAGGGCGACGAAGCCCTCCATGTGCCCCGAGAGACGCAGCGCCGACGCACCGGCCCGGAAGAACATCCACCCCAGCAAACGCCCCAGGGCGAGACCGACGACCACCCCGACGGCGACCTTGACGAGGACGTCGACGACGAACCAGCGCCCCCATCCGGCCTGCGACCAGGCGCCCCCGGCGGCGGCCAGCGCCACGGCCGCGAGGACGAAGGGGAACGCGAGACCGTCGTTGAGACCTGCCTCCGCCGTCAGGGCGAAGCGGACTTCGTCCTCGTCGTTCTCGTCGTCGGTGGGCTCACCGACCCGCACCTCCGCGGCCAGCACGGGGTCGGTGGGCGCCAGCAGGGCTCCCGCCAGCAGCGCGGCGGCG includes:
- a CDS encoding cation:proton antiporter, which encodes MTPSDIVYTTLGLGALAAAVLPRLLRRRPLSMPIVFLVIGAVAAALPVPLPQVDPVADRVWVEHVTEVCVIVSLMGAGLAINRPFTPRSWAGPWRLIGITLPLTVVATAMSAWLLLGWPVAAALLAGALLAPTDPVLAAEVRVGEPTDDENDEDEVRFALTAEAGLNDGLAFPFVLAAVALAAAGGAWSQAGWGRWFVVDVLVKVAVGVVVGLALGRLLGWMFFRAGASALRLSGHMEGFVALAATFLSYGIAELAHGYGFLAVFVTACTIRAAERDHGYHKVLHEFTEQIERLLTAALLVLLGGYLVTGGLSELTWWTVLVALGLILVIRPVTGWIAQLGLPAGPREKAVTAVFGLRGIGSLFYLSYALGHDDFAGLADELWALTALTVALSVLLHGVSATPVIRRLDQLRGTRPADTPP